The genomic stretch ACATGCCTTTTAAAATGAGTCATCTTCATCAAAGACACCTGGCTCAGAGGAACTACCGATTTCACCATTTTGGCACTTAACTTGGTGTTTTGCAGGGCCTGAGGGAAATGCGTAAAAAGATAAATCACATAAAACCCTGTATGCCGCCGTGACGGGTGTCAGTGAggctgaggggtgggggtggccGCGTGGTGAGAGGCAAAACCACTGCCATTAGGGCCAGTAGTATGGTTTCCATCTCCCGCCTCTCCCAGACAGGTAAGGGAGACAGAGTTAGCCCTTCTCTCACTTTCTGAAAATTCCCTTCCTCACGTTTCAGGGAATCATCTTGTAATTCTTGGATTCCTTTTCCTAATCAAATAAAGACACATACGCACCTCTGGAGGAAAATGTCTGTATTAAAAGCCAAAAAAACACAGAAGTACAAGAAGAAACGCCCATCTGACCACGTCACTGGATAGATCGACTTGGAAAAAGGTTAATAAAGTTCATTTTCAGCGGTAACAATATATCAGTGTTAAATCATTCCCATGCCTCCTCCcccttttaaataaattaaaaaacaacaaacttcaAATACTATGTTCAGATACAAAGAGCTTCCCTTACTACTGCAAtagcaatttgattttttttactaaaactttcatttaaaacagttattaaatatataaaacaaatacacagGATTTGGTCATTTTCTGCCATGAATATAGGGCACGTGGGTgcggggaggaaggagggcagggggaCGCAAAGAGGGGAAAGGGCCCCATTTCCCTCTCTCCATCTTCCAAGCTGCGGATCTCACCCTGCAGAGCAAGGGCTTGCATCTGCTTTTGGGAGCCAGAAGCGCGGCACAAACCTGGCTTTTCCCACACGCTGGGGCCTCTTCCGCGGACCCCTCCCCGGAAGAACTAACGGTCACTACTGCACGAAGCACACCGGCCGAGTCTCCCGGCGGGAAAGGCACCGAGAGCGCGGACATAGGGAGGACAAGGGGAGGAGTGGGGCGGGTCACTTGGTCGCCGCCCCCGAGGTgacggccgcggcggcggcggcggcggcggcggctgcagcggcggcggcggtggtcCCAGCGGGtacggcggcgggggcggcggcggcggcgctggcGGTGGTCCGGCGCTGCTCCATGCCGTTGGGCAGGAAGCCGGCGATGATGGGCACCGGCCAGATGAGGGCGGCCACGCTCCACACGACGATGACCAGGGTCATGAAGCAGGCCACCAGCGTGGACTCGATGGGCTTGCGGTTCAGCCGCCAGCCCGGCTCGCCCTGCAGCTCCTCCAGGCTGAAGTCCAGGCAGCAGAAATGCAGCGGCTCTCCCTGCAGCCACAGCGGCCCGGGGGGCTCGGCCGCGGGGTAGGCGGGCAGCGCGGTGGGCGTCCCGGCGGTGGCGCCGGCGGGCCGGAGGCGGCCGGGGCGGCGGCCGCGCACCCAGCCGCAGCCCACGCAGAGGCGCAGGTCCTGCTGCGCGCCGCCCGCCGCCAGCCCTAGGTGCTCGATAAGTAGCGGCGGCCCGACTCGGTGGAAGGCGGCGGCGAAGAAGGCGCGGCCATGCGCGTTGGTGGAGAAGAGGAGCAGGTCGCACTGGAAGCCCCGCGGGCGGCCCCAGCGCACGAGCAGCGAGCTCAGCATCTGTCGCTGCACGCTGATGTTGCACggcgccgccgcctcctcctccggGCCGGGGCGCTCGGGGGCCCCGGGCGCAGCCGAGGCCAGCAGCCGCGGGGCGGCAGGCTCGTCCACAGACGACTCGTTGACCGAGGCGTTGAGGGGCGCCCCGAGGAGGCCCGGCGCGTCCGCGGCTCCGCCGCGGGCGGGCGGCAGCGGGCAGGCGGCGGCCAGCAGCGCGGCGAGCAGGGGCAGCATGGCCTGTGGCGGGCGCCTACGCGCGCAGGGCAGGCGGTGGCTGCATGGCGCGCGGGAGACGAGCCGGCGAGCGGACGGCGGGACTGCGGGGACTGGCGGCGGGCGGAGTGAAGACGCGTCGGGCCCCCCTCAGCCCGCGGGGGCGGCGCGGAGGCAGTGAAGGCGGCTCGCTTGGCGCGGGGCTCCCTCCCGGCCCAGCGGTGTCTGGGGTTCCCCGCCGCCCCCGACGCGGGAGCCCTCGGACGGCTGGGCGGTTCTGCTGGGCCCTGCGCTCGCCGGGAGCAGGATTCCCCGACTCGGCTCCGCCTCCCGCGCGCCTCGCCCCATCCCGCCCCGCCCTCCGCCCGCGAGGCTTGGAGACTCCGGGGAGGGCGGGGTTGCACGCGCCGCGGCGGGAGCGGGGGCGTGGTCGGGCGGGCCGGGAGGGGTGTAGGCAGCGTGCGGGGATGGGGCTCCGAGGCCTGCGCGTGGGCCCGGACTGTCGCTTCTGTGGCTATTGTCCGATAGTTTGGGACGGGGTGAGTTGGCCCGGCTCGTGAAGCTTGCGGACGCGCCCTGGCGGCCCCGCCACACCCCCGGAGTCCAACTCCAAGCGGCGAAGGCGCTTTGAGGGAATTGCGTCCTCGGAGGGAGGCTTTTGTCACGCCTGAGGCAGGCCTGAGATGTCTCACCTTAGTGCTCACCTGGACCTCGCTCCTTTTACGGAAGGTAAAACTGAGGcggagagaaggggaaagactTCCCCAGGCCACCCCAAGAGCCAGAACCAGAACTCCTGGCCACGAGTGTCTCTTAGGTCCGAAGCGTTTGGCGGGTTTTTAATGTACCTCCAACACAATAAATCCACTTGGTATTCTCACAGCAAGCAAACCCTAAGATTCTAAGAACTCTATGGAGTTGGGGTGGAGAGGGTCGGGTGGGAATGTGAGCCCCATAGCCTTGCAGCTCTGGAGTTTCCTGGTAGGGACTTTCACTCCCAGGAAACAGCTTCTCACGTGCAAGGCCCTGTCTGGCAAGTCCAATGAGCACGTATTTATGAAAGATTTGTATGTAGAATCTGTTCAAGGGAAGATTCATCCCCGTTAGGATATTAAGTGGAGGAAGGCCTGTCAAGAATAACGTGCCAAgatcagatttatattttaaaaaacactttcctAGCAGTTTGGCCTTTTACACTTGGTAAGAAAAATTCACTGATGCTGCTCCAAGAGAATACCCCTGTGGTTTGAAGCCAGTGTGCTCCGTGAGCACCAGCTATTCCTGAGTCTGAGAGGGAAAGTGTGGAGAGAGCAGAAACAGGCCGTCACCAAAATGGCACAACGTCTAAACCAGCTCCGTTTCCTGAACAGAACTACATTGCTAGGCTTGGTGGCTGATTACATTTCTGGCAGAGTTATCCATTGTTTCTAACAATGAGTCAAACCGGGTTGAGGAAGATGTAAAAACAGCTCCAAAATATAGGTCCCAAACCTACCTGCCTTCTTCCCACTTGGGCAAGTTATTATTCTGACTTGGCCTTGGCTTCCCCATCTGAACAGTGGGGTCAGTGGTACCTGCCTTGCGGGGTTGCTGTGATCAGTGCACTCAACCCATTGTCTGTCCATCTGTTCACAGAGGTGCTCACGCGGTGGCTGATGAGATGTAGTTCCTACCAGTCTAGCCCGAGCTGGCTGTCTGGAATGACCCTTGGTTTCTACAGAAATGATGAATTTCCCTGAGGGGATGGGACTCCCTTTTGTTTACGCCTTCGTTCCTTTTCTGCTGGGAAGCAAACTACCAGAGAGAACAATGTGAATTTTCGTGCTTTTATTAAAAGTTAGTTTTCCTTTTAGACTTGCATGTCAGGAACAGAATCTATTGTCTGATACGGCAGAGCTGTTTTaatctgagccatgtggctggtgAACAGCCCAAGAACAGGGGCCTCAGGTAATCTTCAGGGCTGAGAGAGGCCCAGTCTTCCAGGGGTGGGTTTTGAGTCCACTGTCTTTGACAGTGGGTGATGCTCTCTAGGGTTTCCGCCAGAGGTGGGAGCTTCCTGGCTTTGTCTGAGCAGCAGGGAGGCAGCAACAAAGGAAGAAGACACAGAGCCACTTGGGGGGCCAAATAGTTCGCTGCAAAGCTGTGCCACCGTTGCCCTGCGTCCCAGGAACCTGAATTCTGCCCACTTTTCCAGCACGTGTAGGACTCCAACACCTTACCCTCATTCAGAGGGGCAACCACACAGTTGTAGATTGATTTGCTGTCTTTGGGGGCAATTGGAATttgggaaaagataaaattacattattttcGGTCTTGTTTACTGCTGTGTTACTAGCAGTGGCAGAAGCACTTGAGCACAGGGGAGAGGCTGTGTTTGTTG from Mesoplodon densirostris isolate mMesDen1 chromosome 10, mMesDen1 primary haplotype, whole genome shotgun sequence encodes the following:
- the TMEM158 gene encoding transmembrane protein 158 — translated: MLPLLAALLAAACPLPPARGGAADAPGLLGAPLNASVNESSVDEPAAPRLLASAAPGAPERPGPEEEAAAPCNISVQRQMLSSLLVRWGRPRGFQCDLLLFSTNAHGRAFFAAAFHRVGPPLLIEHLGLAAGGAQQDLRLCVGCGWVRGRRPGRLRPAGATAGTPTALPAYPAAEPPGPLWLQGEPLHFCCLDFSLEELQGEPGWRLNRKPIESTLVACFMTLVIVVWSVAALIWPVPIIAGFLPNGMEQRRTTASAAAAAPAAVPAGTTAAAAAAAAAAAAAAAVTSGAATK